A window of the Dongshaea marina genome harbors these coding sequences:
- the neuC gene encoding UDP-N-acetylglucosamine 2-epimerase, translating to MMQKIFKVTVVTGGRADYGLLRPLLKALKKHPKFELQLAVTGAHCCQSWGDSLSTIHSDGFHIAAEVDMQLASDTPVGMSKSLGLGVLGMSAALSRLKPDALVLLGDRYEIFAAAQAALFLKVPVVHLHGGELSQGAVDDSIRHCISKIASLHFCSTEEYRQRLLQLGEAVEAVYDTGPLALDNIRELKLLTRDELVAELGSAFSRPYLLMTLHPETATNHDPRVLSELLCETLRNEWPHQIIMTSSNSDAGGQQIEGVLESYVQKYPEQFVLYKHLGVLRYMSAVSCAKAVVGNSSSGLLEVPLLGTPTLDIGERQRGRTAPISVIRACATAREIVNGLERALSKSHQELSKHHCHTYGEDSVAERMINVLLSHLQQGLGKLPFVDRMERRV from the coding sequence ATGATGCAAAAAATTTTTAAAGTTACTGTTGTGACGGGCGGCAGAGCCGATTATGGTTTGCTGCGTCCCTTACTAAAAGCCTTAAAAAAACACCCTAAGTTTGAATTACAGCTCGCCGTTACCGGAGCTCATTGTTGCCAAAGTTGGGGGGATAGCTTGTCAACTATTCATAGCGATGGTTTTCATATTGCAGCTGAAGTTGATATGCAACTTGCCAGTGATACCCCTGTTGGAATGAGTAAGTCTTTAGGACTTGGTGTGCTCGGAATGAGCGCAGCTTTGTCTCGGTTAAAACCAGATGCACTAGTTCTTCTTGGTGATCGTTATGAAATTTTTGCAGCAGCTCAAGCCGCTCTTTTTCTTAAAGTCCCTGTTGTTCATCTTCATGGAGGAGAGCTGAGTCAAGGAGCTGTGGACGACTCTATTCGTCACTGTATCTCTAAGATTGCAAGCCTTCACTTTTGCTCAACTGAGGAGTATCGACAGCGCCTTCTTCAGTTAGGGGAAGCGGTGGAGGCTGTTTACGATACCGGCCCTCTGGCTCTGGATAATATACGAGAACTTAAGTTGTTGACACGAGATGAGTTGGTGGCTGAACTGGGCTCTGCATTCTCTCGTCCGTATTTGCTCATGACATTGCACCCTGAGACAGCTACAAACCATGATCCAAGAGTACTTTCTGAACTGCTCTGTGAGACGCTAAGAAATGAATGGCCGCATCAGATCATTATGACATCCAGCAACTCTGACGCCGGAGGACAGCAAATAGAGGGGGTACTAGAGAGTTATGTTCAGAAGTATCCCGAGCAGTTTGTACTATATAAGCATCTGGGAGTACTACGATATATGTCTGCTGTAAGTTGTGCGAAAGCAGTTGTTGGCAACTCATCAAGTGGACTCCTTGAAGTTCCACTCTTAGGAACTCCGACACTGGATATTGGAGAGCGTCAAAGAGGGCGAACAGCACCGATTTCCGTTATTCGCGCTTGCGCTACAGCTCGGGAGATCGTTAATGGGTTGGAAAGAGCGCTGTCTAAATCTCATCAGGAGCTATCAAAGCATCATTGCCATACCTATGGTGAGGACTCTGTTGCCGAACGTATGATCAACGTTTTACTTAGCCACCTTCAGCAGGGACTAGGCAAGCTTCCTTTTGTGGACAGGATGGAAAGAAGGGTTTAG
- a CDS encoding LegC family aminotransferase, with protein sequence MTPENKSRELAARIRHASGCHNSVMPLHEPMFIGNEWHYVKECLDTGWVSSQGKFVDQFERDLESYTGSNHAIAVMNGTAALHLALLGAGVKAGDEVLTPSLSFVATANAICYCGATPHFVDVESLNLGLDATSLDEYLNSATELRDGTCYNCSTGRVIRALVVMHTFGIPSEMEAIQKLCKQYSLALVEDAAEGLGSHYQGQHVGTFGVTAALSFNGNKIMTTGGGGAVLCQGKVLAERLHHLSTTAKLKHPWQYHHDAVGYNYRMPNLNAALGCAQLEQMPEILRRKRTLHESYQQYFPWRGIELLKASGDREWNYWLMGLSLPSDYKLEIVLEELNSQGILARPVWQPLHQLPMFEVSPRMDLSCTERLASCIINIPSSAGVMDDAKNF encoded by the coding sequence ATGACTCCTGAGAATAAGAGTAGAGAGCTTGCAGCTCGAATTCGGCACGCATCGGGTTGCCACAACAGTGTCATGCCACTTCATGAACCTATGTTTATCGGTAATGAGTGGCACTATGTGAAAGAGTGCCTGGATACGGGATGGGTTTCTTCCCAGGGTAAGTTTGTTGATCAATTTGAAAGGGATCTTGAGTCTTACACGGGAAGTAACCATGCTATCGCTGTAATGAATGGTACGGCAGCACTTCACCTGGCTCTACTAGGTGCCGGTGTGAAGGCAGGAGATGAGGTATTAACGCCATCCCTTAGCTTTGTCGCAACGGCCAATGCCATCTGCTATTGCGGGGCAACCCCTCATTTTGTGGATGTTGAAAGTCTGAATTTAGGCCTGGATGCCACCTCTTTGGATGAGTATCTGAACTCTGCCACAGAGCTTAGAGATGGCACTTGCTACAACTGTTCCACTGGCCGGGTTATAAGAGCCTTGGTTGTTATGCATACCTTTGGGATACCCTCTGAAATGGAGGCTATCCAAAAGCTATGTAAGCAGTACTCACTTGCATTGGTTGAAGATGCTGCAGAGGGGCTAGGTAGTCATTATCAGGGGCAGCATGTTGGGACATTTGGTGTCACTGCCGCACTTAGTTTCAATGGTAATAAAATCATGACTACAGGTGGAGGCGGCGCTGTTTTGTGTCAGGGAAAGGTGCTTGCTGAGAGGCTTCATCATCTTTCGACGACAGCGAAGCTTAAGCATCCATGGCAGTATCATCATGATGCAGTTGGATATAATTATCGGATGCCAAACCTTAATGCAGCCTTAGGGTGTGCTCAGCTTGAGCAGATGCCGGAAATATTAAGACGCAAACGCACTCTTCACGAGAGTTATCAGCAGTATTTTCCCTGGAGGGGGATTGAGTTATTAAAAGCTTCTGGTGACAGAGAATGGAACTACTGGCTAATGGGATTAAGCCTACCTTCTGATTATAAATTAGAAATAGTCTTAGAAGAATTGAATTCACAAGGGATCCTTGCTCGACCAGTCTGGCAGCCTCTGCATCAACTTCCGATGTTTGAGGTCTCACCTCGAATGGATTTAAGTTGCACAGAGCGGCTAGCTAGTTGCATTATCAATATACCAAGTAGTGCAGGGGTCATGGATGATGCAAAAAATTTTTAA